Below is a window of Humulus lupulus chromosome 2, drHumLupu1.1, whole genome shotgun sequence DNA.
AATCTTTTCTTCATAAACCTATACTCCTTGTGCACTCACAACAAAACCAAGAAACATAAGCTTATCGGTGGAAAATGTGCACTTTTTCAAGTTAGCAAATAGTTTCTTTTTCCTAAGAACATCAAGAACAAATTGTAAATACATCAAATGGTCTTCCAAATTTGGGCTATAAATGAGGATATCATCAAAATAGACAAGTACACATTTTCTAATAAATTCACGCAAAACATGGTTCATTAATCTCATGAAAGTACAAGGAGTGTTAgttaaaccaaatgacatgactaaccattcatataaactattttttttgtctttaatGAAGTTTTCCATTCATCACCTTCTTTCATTCTAATTTGGTGATATCcattttttagattaattttagaaaacacaagaaccatgcaactcATCTAACATACTATCTAAACGAGGGACAGGATGATGATATTTTACCGTGATATTGTTGATTACTCGATAGTCTACGCACATTTTCCATGTCTCATCCTTCTTAGGATCAAAATCACTGGAGCAATGCATGGACTCATGCATTCTTTCACGTACTCCTCTTCTGTCAACTCACTAACCTGCCTTTATAGTTCCTTTGTCTCTTTAGGATAACTCTTAAGCAAGTCAGTTTGGAAGAGTATCACTAGGTACAAAATTAATGTGATGTTCAATCACTTTGATAAGAGGCAATCCATTAGGTCTTTTCTCAAGAAAGACATCCTCAAAATCCTGCAAGATAGAAATAGTTGAACTAGGCAAAGCATAATCAAATTGGATAGTATTCAAAAATGTCTCTTTGTACAAAAGTAAAATCATTGGTTGATTAAGAAATGTTGCTCTCCTAATTTCACTCTCTTTTGCATAGacatttatttttatcttttcttttctcttaacTTTTTcattctctctttctttttctttttctttatggtTTTCTCTTAATTTCTTTTTACGACTCTCTTTTTCACTCTCTTTATTTTGTTCACTCTCTTTTTGAAATCCCACTTGATCCTCGTAAACTTGCTTTGGAGTCAAAGGTACAAGAGTGATTGATCTTTGCTTGTGAAcaaatgagtacttgttggtaaAGTCGTCATGCTGGACTTGCTTATCAAACTGTCATGGTCTTCTTAATAACAAGGGCCCAagttgcatgggaaccacatcacacaacacTTCATCTTCATAGTTTCCAATGTGAAAAGAAACTAACACTTGTTTATGCACCTTTACCTTCCCACGATCATTTAACCATTGCAATTTATAAGGTCGAGGATGCTTAACTGTTGGCATGGCTAAATTCCCCACCATGGTAGTGCTAGCAACATTAGTATAGCTCCCTCCATCAATAATCATACTACATACCTTGTTTTGGACATGGCATCTAGTATCGATTATGTCCTCTTGCTGCACTTCGTCATCTTCTTTGGATTGCAAACTCAAGGCTCTTCTTGCCACCGAAAATTCACCTTGGGCAGTGCATTCTTCATCATCAACGTCCTCTAAAGGCGACATTGTCAGTTTCAATCTCACCATTGTCTTTCATCACCATAACTCTTTTGTTCGGACAATGACTGGCTATGTGACCCATGCCTTGACATTTAAAACACTTAATATCATGATTTCAAGTAATGGAAGACTCTGATTTACCTTGACTTCCTTGGCTAGCCACTGCTTGCTTCTGCTTTGGTTTTGGCTTTGGAGTAGAAAGCTTTTCATCTTCTTTCCATTGGTTTAACTTCTAAATGGATGTACTTTGGCTATGGCTCACACATGTACTGCCTCCCTTCTTGAGTTGACTCTCAATCTTAATAGCCATGTGCACCatgtcctccaattccacataatgttGCAACTCCACCATATTTTGAATTTCCATATTCTAATAGGAACCTTGCTTTAGTAGCCTCTCGATTCTCTTCCATGTTTGCTCGGATCATTGTGACTTCCATCTCTTTGTAATAATCTCCTATATAAGGCTTTTCATCCTATTATACAATTCTTGGTAGTAGTAACTAGGCACAAACTGCTTCCTTATTATAGTTTTCATCTTCTCCACATCTCTATTGGACGCTACCTATTTCTCCTCGTGTTCAACACCAATTGATCCCACTTAATAATAGCATAATCACAAAATTCAATACCAACAAGTTTTACCTTCTTTATTTTAGAATAATAGTGACAATAGAATACTAACTCCACCTTCTTCTCTCACTCTAGATATGCTTCTCAATcgattaataaataatttaaaacaaaaataaataaaaactaaatactttttaagttttttatttaattcattttaaattttaagtcttattTATATATTCATAATTATTTACAAATAGTTGTAAATATAGAAGTATGTGTAAGTGAGGGTATTTTattttaactaaaaaaaattgtgtgGAAAGAAAATCCATTTTTCCTCTTTAAACAATATACgatcattattttttttctaaactaATTGTAAAATTtgataatgaattttaattaataaaatcaaagtattaaattttttgttttgttcttttttttttttaaaaaaaaaatcaagatctTACGTACAATTTGTGTCCTAATTGATCTTTATAAAAGTCTCAAAATCGTGGTGAAGTGCCAAAATGACCCATTCGGCTCAATgatgaatttatttattattgttgtttttatttGAAAGAATGAAAGGGAACGGATTATTAATAACAATCAAAGAAATAGATAAAGTAATACATACCTATAGATAAAATGAATTAAACATTTTATCAATAACCGACTAAGGTTAGGTAAATCCGAAAATAGTCATGTTAAATACACATGTCCTTCTATTAAAATTTGTAAAAACATCATTTGATATATAATCAATTTTACTAGTGCAAAAGTCATCATCCCTCCAATATTATACTATTTCCATCTAAACATCTATAATAATTGAAAGAAGAAAACAATTAATTAAGTGTATTAGGACAAAAATTAAAATCGTCCACTGAAATAAAAGCCCCCccaaaaaaaagaaggaaaaagaatagaaaagaaaagaaaaaagaaaaagaaaaagaaaatcggGGGCTTAAAACAAATGGAATTAAGATAAGAAAATAACAGAAAATGGGATTAGGAAACAGACACATTAAGGCACATAACCACAACCTCACCCCACGCCTCTAATCcctttctttttttcttattGTTGCTTAAAGCCAACCCCACCTGGCCACATCTCTCACtctcttgttttttttaaaaaaaaatatatattttgatatttgtttttacttttaatttaaaatatttaattttatttttttctctctcttatAATCCCCAAGCCCagatttcctctctctctctctctaaaactccATCACAGGAGTTACGACGAAACCAAACCCTCCAACTCTTCTTTCTTCCTCCTTGAGCTGTGCTGTGGTAATTTCAATTCCATGGAGTACTACAGCTCATCTCGTTCTTCCTCGTTTTGCTCTTCGTCTTCATCTGAGGGCGGGGGAGCTGTTGCTACTGCTACAGACTCCACCGACACCAATTCTAAGGCCGAAACGGGCTCTCCCTCGTCGTCTTCGTCTTCGTCTTCCTCGTCACCTGCATCTTCCGTACGCCGCGCTCTACTTCTCGTCCAGTCAGACGACGTCGTTTCGAAGCTAGAAGGCGCCCGCGAAATCCGACGCCTTACCAAGACCTCTCAGCGCTGTCGTCGGTTGCTGTCCGACTCTGTGGTCCCACTCATTTCTATGCTCCGACTTCGTGGCTCGCCCGACTTGAAGGAGTCAGCTCTACTCGCCCTCCTCAACCTCGCCGTTAGGGACGAAATGTATGctttcctctttctctctatttctctctgtcatttatcttttgctttttgttattattttccCTAATTCAAATTTAATCTGTCTATGCTAAAAAAAAATCTGTCAAAAAGTTTTTCTCGGAATTTGTGAATGGGTtctttattcaattaatatttatttctttctttccttaaaTTGGATTTTATGTAATGTAAAATTGGTTCCATcgtcttagtttttttttctttttaattttacttGGATGCCGAGAAAATTTGGGGAtcttaaggaaaagaaaatattttttccCGTTGAATTGGTATGTTTTACCAAGGTTCAATATtttctgtttttattttaatcatatatattttttgtggcaTATTTTAATTGTATTTTGGTCTAAAACAATTTACAACGAAATTTAGAATGAGCTTTACTATACTCTGGCTGCTAAGAAAATATCAAAGTTAGGTTACAAAAAGTTATAAACTAGTCAGAAAATTTAAACTTCGTCAAGAAAGTTGGGTCTTAGATTTTTTGTTGCTCTGACTGAAGtattttcaaaacaaaaattcaaattgaataacccaaacaagaaaacaaaaaatattcTGAATGAAGGGGCCAGAAATATGTAGTTGCTTtcttgtgtgtatatatatttattatttggtttttttgtaatagtttaaaaaatttattattattaaatttgaaTTGGGACATGTTATGGTTGAAGCGTTGTGGGATTGGAAGGCTAATTTGTTCTTTGGTTGACAAGTTACTCTATCGTTCACCTTTTTCTTACTTTgcactttttttatatatatataatttatttaatcgTATTTTGGAAGTAAAGGATTCTGTTTTGTGAAGATATCTTTATGTTATCTTCCAAAAGAAGGGTTGATCGATATAGTTCTTTAGTTCTATTTACCTTTCAACATGTTCTTTTTATCTTGTTCTTCTttagttttaaaataatttaGTCAATTTATATTCTTGCAACCAACCCAGTTCAAGTTTATTAGCTAAAACACAAATCACTTTATGCTTGAAGACTGAATTAACTGgaaatttctttctttttcttgcaAGAGTATGAATGATTCCATGAAATATTTGGTTAATGACATGGTTAGATTTATGTCAATTAGCCAGAGTCATCAAAAGGGCTATTTTGCAAAGGCACCCTATAACAATTTTGACTTCAAATATGCCTTCAGTGTAATTATTGAGCATTGGCGTTTTGGTTGTCCATATGGTTTATTAGATTCAATTACAaattcttattcttattctttCCCAGAATTTTTTTTAGCTTTTCTTTGATTTATTTGTCACTTCAAAAATTCCTATGAATTGCTATAATTTATTTAACTTTTTTAACATTTATCTTTCACTAACAGAGCCGAACAGAGCATTCTTCCTTGTCTATTTGAAAGTATTAAACATTTTCTGTATATATCTCTGAATGTTTACAGGAATAAGACCAAGATTGTGGAAGCTGGAGCTTTAGAACCGATAATCAGTTTCTTAACCTCTGAAAATTCAAATCTACAGGAGTACGCAGCTGCTTCTTTGCTTACTTTATCTGCTTCTGCAAATAACAAGCCAGTTATTGGTGATTCTGGGGCTATCCCTCTTCTTGTTGAAACCCTTAGACACGGGAGCTCACAAGCCAAGGTTGATGCTGTAATGGCTCTTTCAAATCTCTCCACATATCCCAACAACCTTAGCATCATTCTAGAATCAAAACCAATCCCTTCCATCATAAATTTGCTGAAAAGCTGTAAGAAATCTTCAAAGCCCGCTGAAAAATGCTGTGCTCTAATAGAATCTTtggtgggttttgatgagggaagATCTGCCTTAACATCTGAAGAGGGTGGAGTTCTTGCAGTTATTGAGGTGCTAGAAAATGGCTCTCTCCAGAGCCGTGAACATGCCGTTGGTGCGTTACTGACAATGTGTCAAAGTGACCGTTGCAGATATAGGGAACCAATTCTTAAAGAAGGAGTAATCCCAGGACTTCTTGAGTTAACAGTCCAAGGAACCCCAAAGTCTCAGTCAAAAGCACAAACCCTTTTGAGGCTGCTAAGGGACTCTCCATATCCGAGATCTGAACTTGAACCAGACACTCTAGAGAATATTGTCTGCAACATAATCTCACAGATCGATGGAGAGGATCAATCTGGTAAAGCAAAGAAGATGCTAGCTGAGATGGTTCAAGTTAGCATGGAGCAGAGCTTGAGACATTTACAGCAAAGGGCTCTGGTATGCACACCATCCGATCTACCAATCAGTGCTAGTTGTACGTCTGAAGTTTCCTCAAAGTAACTGTTTTTATTAGCTTGTCTTCCCCGTCATGGTGTTTTGTGATATAAAGTTTTCGATAGAAGAACCCTCCcttgaaaaattgaaaagaaaatatAGTGAAAAAGATGCCAGTCCAGGCCTTTGTGGTGGTGTCGAGTGACTGGTGAGTGTCAATAAACTGGAACTTGTAGGAGGTttaaaatatgtttatgtttatctTAGTTGCTTTGTTTGTAAAGAAACTGTTTATCAAACTGTGAAATTCAAATGAGGGTTTatatctttcttttttctttctagtAAACCTAGCAGTAGAAAATTCAAGAAAAGTACAGTGAACTTTGAATcaaaaaaagagaaaatgaagGTGAATAAGTGCAAACGAATTCTTGTTTTGACTCTCTGATAGTCTTTACTATTTCTCCATGAACTATCAAGTGACACAAGCTCATTGCAGAAGCTTGTATTTTTCTGGAAAACACTTTCGATAGTATTTTATATTGAAAGGGGTTAAGGTTTCAGACGATtaattatgattttattatttttgtgtaGAATTTAAAGTCAAAAGATGATTTGTATCAAATTATTTTCTGTTAAGTTGACGTTGTTTTGTGATGTTTAATTGATTATTGGTTAAGCAAATAATTAGGAGTCGACAATTAAGTTTCAGACT
It encodes the following:
- the LOC133818601 gene encoding U-box domain-containing protein 4; this translates as MEYYSSSRSSSFCSSSSSEGGGAVATATDSTDTNSKAETGSPSSSSSSSSSSPASSVRRALLLVQSDDVVSKLEGAREIRRLTKTSQRCRRLLSDSVVPLISMLRLRGSPDLKESALLALLNLAVRDEMNKTKIVEAGALEPIISFLTSENSNLQEYAAASLLTLSASANNKPVIGDSGAIPLLVETLRHGSSQAKVDAVMALSNLSTYPNNLSIILESKPIPSIINLLKSCKKSSKPAEKCCALIESLVGFDEGRSALTSEEGGVLAVIEVLENGSLQSREHAVGALLTMCQSDRCRYREPILKEGVIPGLLELTVQGTPKSQSKAQTLLRLLRDSPYPRSELEPDTLENIVCNIISQIDGEDQSGKAKKMLAEMVQVSMEQSLRHLQQRALVCTPSDLPISASCTSEVSSK